In Helicobacter sp. MIT 05-5293, a single window of DNA contains:
- a CDS encoding YfhL family 4Fe-4S dicluster ferredoxin yields MALMINNECIACDACAEECPNGAIEGGDPIYCIDPDICTECVGSYDEPSCLSVCPVDAIVPDPDNIESIEELKYKFETLQKGE; encoded by the coding sequence ATGGCTTTAATGATTAATAATGAGTGCATTGCATGCGATGCGTGTGCAGAAGAATGTCCCAATGGTGCAATTGAAGGGGGCGATCCTATTTATTGTATTGATCCTGATATTTGCACAGAATGTGTGGGGAGCTATGACGAGCCAAGCTGCTTGAGTGTGTGTCCTGTCGATGCAATCGTGCCTGATCCTGATAATATCGAAAGCATCGAAGAGCTCAAATATAAGTTTGAAACACTCCAAAAGGGAGAATAA